One genomic window of Glycine max cultivar Williams 82 chromosome 16, Glycine_max_v4.0, whole genome shotgun sequence includes the following:
- the LOC100790316 gene encoding TLC domain-containing protein At5g14285 — translation MTRTAPTTSLASLESWAILAFFLMFLSIYLIGYFLIFRKQTLKIRPEFSSCLISLFHGTPAAILGSAAILSDSRQGFAAPNTSFQKLVLDYSAAYFLTDLLHYVFFYPKDVLFIAHHVATLFVVLTCRYAVSHGAFAVLVLLVLAEITSACQNAWTLTGARKDQDALARRVHHALSPPFYAAYSVVRGFVGPYFVYRMIVFYVSGGARGLVPVWAWASWVLVVVMAIGVSIMWISNLWVQFFRERRGKLEEKIR, via the coding sequence atgacaagAACAGCACCGACAACCTCGTTAGCATCATTAGAAAGCTGGGCCATCTTGGCATTCTTCTTGATGTTCCTCTCCATATACTTGATCGGATACTTCCTTATTTTCCGCAAACAAACCCTCAAGATCCGACCCGAATTCTCCAGCTGTCTGATCTCACTCTTCCACGGCACCCCCGCCGCAATATTGGGCTCCGCCGCAATTCTCTCCGACAGCCGCCAGGGCTTCGCCGCCCCCAACACAAGCTTCCAGAAACTCGTCCTCGACTACAGCGCCGCCTACTTCCTCACAGATCTGCTCCACTATGTTTTTTTCTACCCTAAAGACGTGCTCTTCATCGCGCACCACGTGGCGACCCTCTTCGTGGTCCTCACGTGCCGCTACGCCGTCTCGCACGGCGCCTTTGCGGTCCTCGTCCTCCTCGTCCTCGCTGAGATCACCAGCGCGTGTCAGAACGCGTGGACTCTCACTGGGGCAAGAAAGGACCAGGACGCGCTCGCCAGGCGCGTGCATCACGCGCTCTCGCCGCCGTTTTACGCGGCGTATTCGGTCGTCAGGGGGTTTGTTGGGCCCTACTTTGTTTACCGGATGATTGTGTTCTACGTGAGTGGGGGCGCGCGTGGGCTTGTGCCTGTTTGGGCCTGGGCCTCTTGGGTCTTGGTTGTTGTTATGGCTATTGGGGTTAGCATTATGTGGATTTCTAATCTTTGGGTTCAGTTTTTTAGGGAAAGGAGGGGgaaattagaagagaaaattaGATAG
- the LOC100790838 gene encoding lysine histidine transporter 1 isoform X1, with product MGTETPTSGNPIASGGEKVAFPAAEQIDKRTAEQKAIDDWLPITSSRNAKWWYSAFHNVTAMVGAGVLSLPSAMASLGWGPGVVILVLSWIITLYTLWQMVEMHEMVPGKRFDRYHELGQHAFGEKLGLWIVVPQQLICEVGVDIVYMVTGGKSLQKIHDLVCQHRKDCKNIKTTYFIMIFASVHFVLSHLPNFNAISGISLAAAIMSLSYSTIAWVASVDKRVHNHVDVAVEYGYKASTSAGNVFNFFNALGDVAFAYAGHNVVLEIQATIPSSPEKPSKGPMWRGVLIAYLVVALCYFPVALIGYWVFGNSVDDNILITLNKPTWLIVTANMFVVIHVIGSYQLYAMPVFDMIETVMVKQLRFKPTWQLRFVVRNVYVAFTMFVGITFPFFGALLGFFGGFAFAPTTYFLPCIIWLAIYKPKKFSLSWITNWICIIFGLLLMILSPIGGLRSIILNAKNYGFYQ from the exons ATGGGAACCGAGACTCCGACGAGTGGAAATCCTATTGCTTCAGGGGGAGAAAAGGTTGCTTTCCCAGCAGCAGAG CAGATTGATAAAAGAACAGCGGAGCAGAAGGCAATTGATGATTGGCTTCCCATAACTTCTTCAAGGAACGCAAAATGGTGGTACTCAGCTTTTCACAACGTCACTGCCATGGTTGGAGCTGGTGTTCTAAGCCTTCCTTCTGCCATGGCAAGTCTTGGATG GGGTCCTGGGGTGGTGATTCTTGTATTGTCATGGATAATCACACTCTACACACTATGGCAAATGGTGGAGATGCATGAGATGGTCCCTGGGAAAAGGTTTGACAGGTACCATGAGCTGGGGCAGCATGCCTTTGGGGAGAAGCTAGGCCTGTGGATTGTGGTGCCACAGCAACTGATATGTGAAGTTGGTGTGGACATTGTGTACATGGTCACTGGAGGAAAATCACTGCAGAAAATCCATGACCTTGTGTGCCAACACAGAAAAGATTGCAAAAACATCAAGACCACTTACTTCATCATGATCTTTGCTTCTGTTCATTTTGTCCTCTCTCACCTTCCCAACTTCAATGCCATCTCTGGAATCTCCTTGGCTGCAGCAATCATGTCTCTCAG CTACTCAACCATTGCATGGGTGGCTTCCGTGGACAAAAGAGTTCATAATCACGTAGATGTGGCTGTTGAGTATGGCTACAAAGCCAGCACTTCAGCAGGAAacgttttcaattttttcaatgcCTTAGGAGATGTTGCTTTTGCCTACGCTGGACACAACGTGGTGTTGGAGATTCAAGCAACCATCCCTTCCTCCCCAGAGAAGCCATCAAAAGGTCCCATGTGGAGGGGGGTGCTAATAGCATATTTAGTTGTGGCCTTGTGCTACTTCCCTGTTGCTCTCATTGGCTATTGGGTGTTTGGTAATTCCGTTGATGACAACATCCTCATCACCCTAAACAAACCCACTTGGCTCATAGTAACTGCCAACATGTTTGTTGTCATCCATGTCATTGGAAGCTACCAG CTATATGCAATGCCGGTTTTTGACATGATCGAGACCGTGATGGTTAAACAATTGCGCTTCAAGCCAACTTGGCAGCTACGATTTGTTGTGCGCAATGTTTATGTTG CATTTACAATGTTTGTGGGCATTACGTTCCCTTTCTTTGGTGCCCTCCTCGGATTTTTTGGAGGATTTGCATTTGCGCCAACAACATACTTT CTCCCCTGTATTATCTGGCTTGCTATTTACAAACCTAAGAAGTTCAGCTTATCCTGGATCACCAACTGG ATCTGCATTATATTTGGCCTCCTACTCATGATTCTGTCACCAATTGGTGGATTAAGGAGTATCATACTCAATGCCAAGAATTATGGGTTTTACCAATGA
- the LOC100790838 gene encoding lysine histidine transporter 1 isoform X2 has translation MGTETPTSGNPIASGGEKVAFPAAEIDKRTAEQKAIDDWLPITSSRNAKWWYSAFHNVTAMVGAGVLSLPSAMASLGWGPGVVILVLSWIITLYTLWQMVEMHEMVPGKRFDRYHELGQHAFGEKLGLWIVVPQQLICEVGVDIVYMVTGGKSLQKIHDLVCQHRKDCKNIKTTYFIMIFASVHFVLSHLPNFNAISGISLAAAIMSLSYSTIAWVASVDKRVHNHVDVAVEYGYKASTSAGNVFNFFNALGDVAFAYAGHNVVLEIQATIPSSPEKPSKGPMWRGVLIAYLVVALCYFPVALIGYWVFGNSVDDNILITLNKPTWLIVTANMFVVIHVIGSYQLYAMPVFDMIETVMVKQLRFKPTWQLRFVVRNVYVAFTMFVGITFPFFGALLGFFGGFAFAPTTYFLPCIIWLAIYKPKKFSLSWITNWICIIFGLLLMILSPIGGLRSIILNAKNYGFYQ, from the exons ATGGGAACCGAGACTCCGACGAGTGGAAATCCTATTGCTTCAGGGGGAGAAAAGGTTGCTTTCCCAGCAGCAGAG ATTGATAAAAGAACAGCGGAGCAGAAGGCAATTGATGATTGGCTTCCCATAACTTCTTCAAGGAACGCAAAATGGTGGTACTCAGCTTTTCACAACGTCACTGCCATGGTTGGAGCTGGTGTTCTAAGCCTTCCTTCTGCCATGGCAAGTCTTGGATG GGGTCCTGGGGTGGTGATTCTTGTATTGTCATGGATAATCACACTCTACACACTATGGCAAATGGTGGAGATGCATGAGATGGTCCCTGGGAAAAGGTTTGACAGGTACCATGAGCTGGGGCAGCATGCCTTTGGGGAGAAGCTAGGCCTGTGGATTGTGGTGCCACAGCAACTGATATGTGAAGTTGGTGTGGACATTGTGTACATGGTCACTGGAGGAAAATCACTGCAGAAAATCCATGACCTTGTGTGCCAACACAGAAAAGATTGCAAAAACATCAAGACCACTTACTTCATCATGATCTTTGCTTCTGTTCATTTTGTCCTCTCTCACCTTCCCAACTTCAATGCCATCTCTGGAATCTCCTTGGCTGCAGCAATCATGTCTCTCAG CTACTCAACCATTGCATGGGTGGCTTCCGTGGACAAAAGAGTTCATAATCACGTAGATGTGGCTGTTGAGTATGGCTACAAAGCCAGCACTTCAGCAGGAAacgttttcaattttttcaatgcCTTAGGAGATGTTGCTTTTGCCTACGCTGGACACAACGTGGTGTTGGAGATTCAAGCAACCATCCCTTCCTCCCCAGAGAAGCCATCAAAAGGTCCCATGTGGAGGGGGGTGCTAATAGCATATTTAGTTGTGGCCTTGTGCTACTTCCCTGTTGCTCTCATTGGCTATTGGGTGTTTGGTAATTCCGTTGATGACAACATCCTCATCACCCTAAACAAACCCACTTGGCTCATAGTAACTGCCAACATGTTTGTTGTCATCCATGTCATTGGAAGCTACCAG CTATATGCAATGCCGGTTTTTGACATGATCGAGACCGTGATGGTTAAACAATTGCGCTTCAAGCCAACTTGGCAGCTACGATTTGTTGTGCGCAATGTTTATGTTG CATTTACAATGTTTGTGGGCATTACGTTCCCTTTCTTTGGTGCCCTCCTCGGATTTTTTGGAGGATTTGCATTTGCGCCAACAACATACTTT CTCCCCTGTATTATCTGGCTTGCTATTTACAAACCTAAGAAGTTCAGCTTATCCTGGATCACCAACTGG ATCTGCATTATATTTGGCCTCCTACTCATGATTCTGTCACCAATTGGTGGATTAAGGAGTATCATACTCAATGCCAAGAATTATGGGTTTTACCAATGA
- the LOC100791368 gene encoding lysine histidine transporter 1, giving the protein MGTQSQTPIDNNYLKNATEEELQRQKAINDWLPITSSRNAKWWYSAFHNVTAMVGAGVLSLPYAMSELGWGPGVTVLILSWIITLYTLWQMVEMHEMVPGKRFDRYHELGQYAFGEKLGLYIVVPQQLVVEIGVNIVYMVTGGKSLQKFHDTVCDSCKKIKLTFFIMIFASVHFVLSHLPNFNSISGVSLAAAVMSLSYSTIAWAASAHKGVQENVEYGYKAKSTSGTVFNFFSALGDVAFAYAGHNVVLEIQATIPSTPEKPSKGPMWRGVVVAYIVVALCYFPVALIGYWMFGNTVEDNILISLEKPKWLIAMANMFVVIHVIGSYQIYAMPVFDMIETVMVKKLNFKPSMTLRFIVRNLYVAFTMFVAITFPFFGGLLGFFGGFAFAPTTYFLPCVMWLAIYKPRRFSMSWWANWICIVFGLLLMILSPIGGLRSIIISAKDYKFYS; this is encoded by the exons ATGGGAACTCAGTCTCAAACACCAATTGATAACAATTATCTCAAAAACGCT ACTGAAGAGGAATTACAGAGGCAGAAGGCAATTAATGATTGGCTTCCAATTACTTCTTCAAGGAATGCAAAATGGTGGTACTCTGCCTTCCACAATGTCACTGCCATGGTTGGTGCTGGTGTTCTTAGTCTCCCATATGCCATGTCTGAGCTTGGATG GGGTCCTGGTGTAACTGTACTAATCCTGTCATGGATCATCACCCTGTACACTCTATGGCAAATGGTTGAGATGCATGAAATGGTACCTGGAAAACGTTTTGATAGGTATCATGAACTGGGGCAGTATGCCTTTGGGGAGAAGCTAGGACTTTATATAGTGGTGCCTCAACAACTTGTGGTGGAAATTGGGGTGAACATTGTCTATATGGTTACTGGGGGAAAATCCTTGCAAAAGTTCCATGACACTGTGTGTGACAGCTGCAAAAAGATCAAGTTGACCTTCTTCATTATGATCTTTGCCTCTGTTCACTTTGTACTGTCTCACCTGCCCAACTTCAACTCCATTTCTGGTGTATCTCTGGCAGCAGCAGTTATGTCCTTGAG TTACTCTACAATTGCCTGGGCAGCTTCTGCTCATAAGGGTGTTCAAGAGAATGTAGAATATGGTTACAAAGCTAAGAGTACATCAGGAACAGTCTTTAACTTCTTTAGTGCCCTTGGGGATGTTGCTTTTGCCTATGCTGGACACAATGTGGTGTTGGAAATCCAAGCAACAATTCCATCTAcaccagagaaaccatccaaGGGTCCTATGTGGAGAGGAGTGGTTGTTGCTTACATAGTTGTGGCTTTATGCTACTTCCCAGTTGCCCTTATTGGTTACTGGATGTTCGGCAATACAGTTGAAGATAACATTCTCATCAGTTTAGAGAAACCAAAATGGCTTATTGCAATGGCTAATATGTTTGTTGTGATCCATGTTATTGGAAGTTATCAG atttATGCAATGCCAGTGTTTGACATGATTGAAACTGTGATGGTGAAGAAATTGAACTTTAAACCTAGTATGACACTTCGTTTTATTGTACGCAATCTGTATGTGG CATTCACAATGTTCGTTGCTATTACCTTCCCATTCTTCGGTGGTCTCCTAGGATTTTTTGGAGGATTTGCTTTTGCACCAACAACATACTTT CTCCCCTGCGTCATGTGGCTTGCGATCTACAAACCAAGGAGATTCAGCATGTCTTGGTGGGCCAACTGG ATCTGCATTGTGTTTGGCCTATTGTTGATGATTTTATCACCAATTGGAGGATTGAGGTCAATCATAATTAGTGCCAAGGACTACAAGTTCTACTCATAA